A single window of Microbispora hainanensis DNA harbors:
- a CDS encoding VOC family protein, protein MPLRLGLLNFKARDNSALGRFWADALGWDVFSDGPAVTGVGPVGFVWPDPMGFCVCVVAVPDPEAVRYRVHLDLATTSAAHQAELVARLQDLGATPADVGQGDVPWTVLADPGGNVFCVLEPREIYRDTGPIAAVVVHCDDPRAMARFWDAAVDWTLHEVSDDHARLRSATGVGPYLEFIRTTPDAAPVWTRVHLDLLPYPGDDQAAEVARLKTLGATPADVGQGDVSWVVLADPQGHEFCVLAPA, encoded by the coding sequence ATGCCGCTGCGACTTGGCCTGCTGAACTTCAAGGCTCGGGACAACTCGGCGCTCGGCCGGTTCTGGGCGGACGCGCTCGGCTGGGATGTCTTCAGTGACGGACCCGCTGTGACGGGCGTCGGGCCCGTGGGCTTCGTCTGGCCGGACCCCATGGGCTTCTGCGTCTGTGTCGTCGCCGTGCCGGACCCTGAGGCGGTGAGATATCGCGTGCACCTGGATCTGGCCACCACCTCCGCGGCCCATCAGGCGGAGCTGGTCGCGCGGTTGCAGGATCTCGGGGCGACGCCCGCCGACGTGGGGCAGGGCGACGTGCCGTGGACGGTGCTGGCCGACCCCGGAGGCAACGTGTTCTGCGTGCTGGAGCCCCGCGAGATCTACCGGGACACCGGGCCGATCGCCGCGGTGGTGGTCCACTGCGATGACCCCCGGGCCATGGCCCGCTTCTGGGACGCGGCCGTCGACTGGACCCTCCACGAGGTGAGCGACGACCACGCGCGGCTGCGCTCGGCCACGGGCGTCGGGCCCTACCTGGAGTTCATCCGGACCACACCCGATGCGGCGCCCGTGTGGACCCGCGTCCACCTCGACCTGCTGCCCTACCCCGGTGACGACCAGGCGGCGGAGGTCGCCCGCCTGAAGACCCTCGGCGCCACCCCCGCCGACGTGGGGCAGGGCGATGTCTCCTGGGTCGTCCTCGCCGACCCGCAGGGCCACGAGTTCTGCGTCCTCGCCCCGGCCTGA